The following are from one region of the bacterium genome:
- a CDS encoding YifB family Mg chelatase-like AAA ATPase, which yields MLAKVKSLTVWGIDGFPIDVEVDISYGYPAISVVGLPDQAVKESRDRIKPAIENSGFKFPSNRKLVINLAPADTKKEGPYFDLPTAIGILIASKILPPDVADDFYFVGELALDGSLRPVKGILPMAVELSKTTTKKIVVPKENGSEASLIEGIEVYPVSSLRECVSFLTKNTEIQPSTSDIKELFASNQSKGLDFKDVKGQAYTKRALEVAVTGGHNVLMVGSPGSGKTMLATRIPSILPSLTLVEALEITKIHSIAGTLPGEGLITQRPYRSPHHTISNIALIGGGSIPKPGEVSLAHNGVLFLDELPEFHRDVLEVLRQPLEDGKVSISRAKGRLTFPSRFLLVGSMNPCPCGWYGDNARQCRCTLGQMLKYRRKISGPLLDRIDIQVDVASLPPHLLMKEVEEEDSKSIRKRVETARKAQQKRFEGTDVFFNGHMNSSQLKKHCALNDECRMLVRGALDALYLSARAYDKIRKVARTIADMENSDTIKPHHLAEAIQYRSLDRNL from the coding sequence CTGGCTAAAGTAAAATCTTTAACTGTATGGGGTATTGACGGATTCCCCATAGATGTAGAGGTAGATATTAGTTACGGTTATCCTGCTATATCTGTTGTTGGGTTGCCTGACCAAGCAGTAAAAGAAAGTAGAGATAGAATCAAACCTGCTATAGAAAATTCTGGATTTAAATTTCCTTCAAACAGAAAACTTGTAATAAACCTTGCTCCTGCCGACACAAAAAAAGAAGGACCTTATTTTGATTTACCAACAGCCATAGGAATACTTATTGCTTCAAAAATTCTACCTCCTGATGTTGCTGATGACTTTTATTTTGTTGGAGAACTGGCTCTTGACGGTTCCTTAAGACCTGTTAAAGGAATCCTACCTATGGCAGTAGAACTATCCAAAACAACCACCAAAAAAATAGTAGTACCAAAAGAGAATGGTTCGGAAGCCTCTCTTATCGAGGGAATAGAAGTTTACCCTGTAAGTAGCCTTAGAGAATGTGTATCATTCCTTACCAAAAACACTGAAATACAACCTTCAACCAGCGATATAAAAGAACTTTTTGCCTCTAACCAAAGTAAAGGTTTAGATTTCAAGGACGTAAAAGGGCAAGCATATACAAAGAGAGCTCTCGAAGTTGCTGTTACAGGCGGACATAACGTACTTATGGTTGGTTCACCAGGTTCAGGAAAAACTATGCTTGCCACAAGAATCCCATCAATACTTCCTTCCTTAACCTTAGTAGAAGCTCTTGAGATTACAAAAATACATAGTATTGCTGGAACACTTCCTGGAGAAGGCCTTATTACCCAAAGACCTTATAGAAGCCCTCATCACACAATATCAAATATTGCTCTAATTGGAGGAGGAAGTATTCCAAAACCAGGCGAAGTTAGTTTAGCGCATAATGGAGTACTTTTCCTTGACGAACTACCAGAATTTCATAGAGATGTTCTTGAAGTGTTAAGACAACCCCTCGAAGACGGTAAAGTAAGTATATCCCGCGCAAAGGGAAGATTAACATTTCCAAGCAGATTTTTGCTTGTAGGTTCTATGAACCCCTGCCCTTGTGGATGGTACGGAGATAACGCCAGACAATGTCGTTGCACGCTTGGTCAGATGCTTAAATATAGAAGAAAAATATCCGGTCCCCTGCTCGACAGAATTGATATACAGGTAGACGTCGCAAGTTTACCTCCCCACCTTTTAATGAAAGAAGTAGAAGAAGAAGATTCAAAATCTATAAGAAAAAGAGTGGAAACAGCAAGAAAAGCACAGCAGAAACGTTTTGAAGGCACTGACGTATTCTTTAATGGACATATGAACTCTTCACAGTTAAAAAAACATTGTGCACTTAACGATGAATGTAGAATGCTTGTTAGAGGAGCTCTCGATGCTCTTTATCTTTCGGCAAGAGCTTATGACAAGATACGTAAGGTTGCCCGAACAATAGCCGATATGGAAAACTCTGATACCATAAAACCTCATCACCTTGCTGAAGCTATCCAATACCGCAGTCTTGACCGTAACCTGTAG
- a CDS encoding aldo/keto reductase, whose amino-acid sequence MLYREFGKTGIKMSVLGFGAMRLPTEEKNGVSTMDTEESIKIILKGFKLGINYIDTAFIYGDSEVVVGKALKQWKDRVYLSTKTFVGNFEKRGDYRRRLEEQLKRLDVSCIDFYHFHSISYNDFEEKIKRLKLIKEAEKAQRENLIKHISFSTHDKPEGIKKIIEEGEVFTSMLCQYNLLDRVNEGIMKFASEKGLAVVVMGPVGGGRLTHSELLMKEVGGKCSTTPELALRFVFSNPYVTTVISGMSNLDMVEENVSVASIKKPLTNQELTSLNRFIEKRKTKEEIPCTGCNYCLPCPKGVTIPYIFQLMNYAKVYGLKELAISRYSNIKSTEEVEREKADACVECGQCEEKCPQKIDIISQLKKIHKTLN is encoded by the coding sequence ATGTTGTATAGAGAATTCGGCAAAACTGGTATAAAAATGTCGGTACTTGGTTTTGGAGCAATGAGGTTACCGACAGAAGAAAAAAACGGGGTCTCCACAATGGATACCGAAGAATCTATTAAAATTATTTTGAAAGGTTTTAAGTTAGGAATAAATTATATAGATACTGCTTTCATTTATGGAGATAGCGAGGTTGTTGTAGGTAAAGCATTAAAACAATGGAAAGATAGAGTATATCTTTCAACAAAAACCTTTGTTGGCAATTTTGAAAAGAGAGGCGATTATAGAAGGCGACTTGAAGAGCAACTAAAACGACTTGATGTGTCTTGTATAGATTTTTATCATTTTCATAGTATTAGTTACAATGATTTTGAAGAAAAAATTAAAAGATTGAAACTTATTAAAGAAGCAGAAAAAGCCCAAAGGGAAAACCTTATAAAACATATATCTTTTTCTACCCACGATAAACCAGAAGGAATAAAGAAAATTATTGAAGAAGGAGAAGTTTTTACTTCTATGTTGTGTCAATATAATCTTCTTGATAGAGTTAACGAGGGTATTATGAAATTTGCCTCAGAAAAAGGGTTGGCTGTGGTAGTAATGGGACCTGTTGGGGGAGGGCGGTTGACACACTCTGAACTTCTTATGAAAGAGGTTGGCGGAAAATGTAGCACAACCCCTGAACTGGCTTTAAGGTTTGTCTTTTCAAATCCATATGTAACTACTGTTATATCTGGTATGAGTAATCTTGATATGGTAGAGGAGAATGTAAGTGTTGCAAGTATTAAAAAACCTCTTACTAACCAAGAGTTAACATCTCTTAATAGGTTTATAGAAAAACGTAAAACTAAAGAAGAGATTCCTTGCACAGGGTGTAATTATTGTTTGCCTTGCCCTAAAGGGGTTACAATACCTTATATTTTTCAACTTATGAACTATGCCAAGGTGTATGGTTTAAAAGAACTTGCTATATCTCGATATAGCAATATAAAATCAACTGAAGAGGTAGAGAGAGAAAAAGCTGACGCTTGTGTAGAATGTGGGCAATGTGAAGAAAAATGTCCTCAAAAGATTGATATAATAAGTCAATTGAAAAAAATTCATAAAACTTTAAACTAA
- a CDS encoding acetylxylan esterase, whose product MGKKYSEKLSKPAYKNLGEKEDIQPLFPENMEENLQNWNILKERLLLNWSKLLGKPSFTNFDKKVEKIEEFEQPHYKGTVYKQSTGSETEQLLLLMEPKKTPFSPKPCAIVPYYHPDEMAGYNLTEHTPIFKRRNVQFGKHLVQQGYVVVCTEAFPFNIVPEPKNNEGFAWWKAGAKKLLTDNPNWTGIGKLIWDTKLATDLLLSQQDIDKERVLIIGQSLGGKMAFCAGALDKRIKAIIGSDFGIGWKFTNWDAPWYYGDKIFEKNFSFAHHQLLALNAPSSFLLIGGQADRPASWQYINEAKKVYRIYGAKNKIGFFDHNSGHQPTEESIIIAYKWLAEQFNLQEQEWEF is encoded by the coding sequence ATGGGAAAAAAATATTCTGAAAAACTATCTAAGCCAGCATATAAAAATTTAGGTGAAAAAGAAGATATTCAACCATTGTTTCCAGAAAATATGGAAGAAAATCTTCAAAACTGGAACATATTAAAAGAAAGGTTATTATTAAACTGGTCAAAACTTCTGGGAAAACCGTCTTTTACCAATTTTGATAAAAAAGTAGAAAAGATTGAAGAATTTGAGCAACCTCACTATAAAGGAACAGTTTACAAACAATCTACAGGATCAGAGACAGAGCAACTGCTTCTTCTTATGGAACCAAAAAAAACACCTTTTTCACCAAAACCTTGTGCCATAGTTCCTTATTACCACCCCGACGAGATGGCTGGATACAATTTAACAGAACACACACCTATTTTTAAGAGACGAAATGTCCAATTTGGTAAACACCTTGTACAACAAGGGTATGTAGTTGTTTGCACTGAAGCGTTTCCGTTTAACATTGTGCCTGAACCTAAAAACAACGAAGGGTTTGCTTGGTGGAAAGCAGGAGCAAAAAAATTGTTAACAGATAACCCTAACTGGACTGGTATAGGTAAACTAATATGGGACACAAAGCTTGCAACAGATTTACTTTTAAGCCAACAAGATATTGATAAAGAGAGGGTTCTTATCATAGGTCAATCATTAGGAGGCAAAATGGCTTTTTGTGCAGGCGCATTGGACAAAAGAATTAAAGCTATCATTGGCTCAGATTTTGGGATTGGATGGAAATTTACCAACTGGGACGCCCCTTGGTATTACGGAGACAAAATCTTTGAAAAAAATTTCTCCTTCGCACATCACCAACTTCTTGCTTTAAATGCCCCTTCTTCTTTTCTACTCATAGGCGGTCAAGCCGACAGACCAGCCAGTTGGCAGTATATAAACGAAGCGAAAAAGGTTTATAGGATATATGGAGCAAAAAATAAAATAGGTTTTTTCGACCATAACTCAGGTCATCAACCAACAGAAGAGTCCATAATAATTGCCTACAAATGGCTTGCTGAACAATTTAATCTACAAGAACAAGAATGGGAGTTTTAA